Genomic DNA from Niallia circulans:
AATCCATCCTGCAAATATAATCCCAACCAGCCCAATGAACGGGCCTAAAACGAAAACAAGATTAAAGAAGCTTAACCCGATCACTGCCCATACTGCCCGCACGACATTTCCAGCTGTTTGAGCTCCTTTCGCATTTTCAATATGATAATTAGCAAGTATTTCTTTCGCAAGAATTTTAGGTGACCCTAATGATGCTGCTATTTCGTTCTCCGTTTTCCCTTCGTCCAAACCAAATTGAAAATGCTCCTCATAATCATTCAGTACCTCTTGTCGTTCTTGTGTATTCAAATCCTTCAATAATACAGACAGTTCTTTTATAAATTGGTATTTACTCATCACTAGCACCTTCTTTAATTAAAGTATCAACACCGTCTCTAAATTGCTGCCATTCCAGCAGCAATGCTTGGAGGTATTCTCTCCCTTTTTCTGTTAGTGTGTAATATTTTCTTGGAGGACCTTCTGTGGATTCCTGTAAATAGGTTGTAAAGTACTCTTCTTTTGTTAGCCTTCTTAACAGTGGATAAACAGAGCCTTCCGATATCTCTATCTGATCGGAAATTTTTTGAACAAGCTCATATCCGTATCTGTCTTTTTTATCAAGCAGGACAAGAACACAAAGCTCAAGGACTCCTTTTTTAAATTGGACGTTCAAACACAAATCACCTTTCTTTCGGTACTATTCAATAAACAGTACTACTCTTTAATTAATAATATAACACCAGCTATTATTCATTGCAAGGTACTAAATTTATTTTTCTTTATTTTGGAAAATAATAGCTTCTCCATCACCAATTGACGGAGAAGCTATTATTTATGATGAGTTTCTCTTGCTAAGCTTGTCTTTGAATTCCCAGAAGCCTGGGACATTATCTAAGTCATAAAGCTGAATACACTTCATTAATAAAATCTTCAGCTCCTGTGATAAATCATCCTTTTCATTTGCTGAAGTTTGTGCGACAGCTTTGCTGACTTTAGGACCAAACAGTTCAATTACTTCCTCTAAAGCTTCAGGGTTATGTTTTGACTCTTTAACTAATGAATACAGGGTAGCCATTATGCATTTTCCTTTCTTTCATCTTTTGTTCTTTCTGCCAATTCTTTTTTCAGCATGTCGAGCTTTTTATCTATTCTTAACAAAAGGTATAACGAAACACTGACAGGAAATGCATAATTACTGATAATCGACATCCATTGTGTCAAATCTCCGATACTCATCGGCTACATTCCTCCTTTTTTTCTCGCCATATAGCTATAGATCTTTTTTAAGGCATTCTGATGAGACTTCGATACATTTTGCTGTGTTTTCTTGATGACTGCTCCAATTTCCGTATCATTAAGCTTTTTAATGTATGCATAATACAGAACGGTTTTTTGAGCATTTGAGAGTGATTGTATAGCAGCATACAAAAGTGGATCAGCGATATATTCTGTTATGCTCTCTCTTATACCCTCACTTTCTGCATATGTTTCGAAATTAGATGTTGGGTCTTCCATATAATCCTGATATGACTTGCCTCCATCCTCGGCATCTGCATCAAGCAGCAAAGGAAATCTTTTCTCACGGAGGTTTAATTTCTTATAAAAATTCAATGCACTGAAATGGATAGAGGAGGAAATATAGGATGTGAAGCGGATCGTGAAATAATACTTCTTAAACGCTTCATCGACTTTGTCCTTGTTTTCCTTTGAAGGATGGTAAACTGCATCTGTAAACAGCTTAAAGTTCCTTTGTTCTCGTAAAAAACCTTGTACAATCACATTTTCCATAAAGTCTTTATTCTCTTCCCTAAACCTTGCTACTTCATCAACAGATTCTTCATACATTAATTAAGCACCTCCTAACAAAGGAACGTGTGTTCTGTTTTTAGTGTAAAAAAAGGGGCTAACTTTCATTAGCCAGTCTCATTATAGCATATCCATCCAGGTTCGTATTCAATCAATCTTACTTTCCTCCCTCTATTTAATAAAGAAAGATTTTCATGAAAAATAACAACCTGTTCTTAAATAAATTTATTAAATCACTGGCTTATTCCTCAGCTCAATATTAAACCGCATCTTTTCCTTTTCCAGTTCCAACTTATTTATGACCCAGTTTCGCGCGATATTTTTCGTTAATTTCTCATGGTCAGAATGGGATAATACCATGCCCATTAGTGCTTCTCCACTGTCTTTATAATCTTTTCCTTCCTTTAAACCAAACTTGAATAATAGAAATCTCTTTAATGTACCCTTCGTTAAGAAGCTGATTTCATATTCTCCTTTTAACAGCAGCCCTATCATATTGGGATTGCTTTGATATAATGAGCACAGCGTTTCCCAATCAGGCAATCCCCTGCCGAACTCTCTGAAAAAACCAACATTTCCTTTCGCCAACGCCGTCAGAATTTCCTCTTCGCTAACACTATTGCTTTTTACTTGTTCAATCATCAGAGCATAATTTAATGCCACCTTTTCTGTCATCATTTAATCCCCCTCTTTTTTCAGAAAAATAGTGATTTTCTGAATTCCCCCGGCTACAATAATTATAAAATATTTTAAAAGGAGTGGAAATGATAATGACTAATCCATTTATCCCATTTAGCATTGCAATGATTACCCCTTTCATGGCGGATGGCAATCTCAACTTAGAAGGCATTCCCTCTTTAGTGGAGCATTACCGAAAAAACAAGGTTCCCGCCCTTTTAATAAGTGGCTCTACAGGTGAACAGCACTCCATGACGATACATGAGCGAATATCTTTGTTTCATGAGGTAAAAAAAGCAGCTGCCGATGATTTTCTATTATATGGGGGTGTTGCTTCCGTTCTAACAAAGGATACAATTGAACTTGCAGTTGCTGCAGAAGGTGCTGGACTTAATGGTATCATGCTTGGTTTTCCTCCCTATTTAAGAATCAGTCAACAAGAAGCGTTTCATTATGTAGAAAGAATTTGCTCGCACACTTCTCTGCCAATCATGCTCTATAACAACCCTCCAAGAACGGGATTCAACCTCGAAACTGAAACACTGATTTCTTTAACAACTCAATTTCCGCAAATTGTCGCGTTGAAGGAAGCTGGTGATCCGGCAGATATCCTCTATGTTAAGCAGCAATTGGGCAATAAATTTCCTGTTCTATCAGGTTCTGACCTTACTATTTTTGAAAACAAGGAATATGGCTATGATGGCGTCACAAGCATTGTCGGAAATATTATTCCTAATGAGATGCTGGCCATTTCACAAGCGATTAATAGTGGCGAGTCAGATACTGCTAAAGCTATTTTTGAAAAAGTTAAACCGCTATTGATATCAATGCTCGAGCTAGGTATATTAAGATCCATTAAATTCTTGCTTAACGAGCAAGGTATTCATGCAGGTTACTGCCGTGAGCCTATTTCTACTCTGTCTGCAGATGAAAAAGTTAAATTGAAATCTTCCTATAATACATTCCTCTCAAAGAATTAAGAGCTG
This window encodes:
- a CDS encoding HAAS signaling domain-containing protein, translated to MSKYQFIKELSVLLKDLNTQERQEVLNDYEEHFQFGLDEGKTENEIAASLGSPKILAKEILANYHIENAKGAQTAGNVVRAVWAVIGLSFFNLVFVLGPFIGLVGIIFAGWIISFAGIASPVFVLLNNLFGSYFDLFEWFLAIGYCGVGLLLIIAMQWITKWFTRGFIRYISYNAALVKGGVKR
- a CDS encoding PadR family transcriptional regulator, coding for MNVQFKKGVLELCVLVLLDKKDRYGYELVQKISDQIEISEGSVYPLLRRLTKEEYFTTYLQESTEGPPRKYYTLTEKGREYLQALLLEWQQFRDGVDTLIKEGASDE
- a CDS encoding helix-turn-helix domain-containing protein, which gives rise to MATLYSLVKESKHNPEALEEVIELFGPKVSKAVAQTSANEKDDLSQELKILLMKCIQLYDLDNVPGFWEFKDKLSKRNSS
- a CDS encoding YvrJ family protein — its product is MSIGDLTQWMSIISNYAFPVSVSLYLLLRIDKKLDMLKKELAERTKDERKENA
- a CDS encoding sigma factor-like helix-turn-helix DNA-binding protein; the protein is MYEESVDEVARFREENKDFMENVIVQGFLREQRNFKLFTDAVYHPSKENKDKVDEAFKKYYFTIRFTSYISSSIHFSALNFYKKLNLREKRFPLLLDADAEDGGKSYQDYMEDPTSNFETYAESEGIRESITEYIADPLLYAAIQSLSNAQKTVLYYAYIKKLNDTEIGAVIKKTQQNVSKSHQNALKKIYSYMARKKGGM
- a CDS encoding dihydrodipicolinate synthase family protein: MTNPFIPFSIAMITPFMADGNLNLEGIPSLVEHYRKNKVPALLISGSTGEQHSMTIHERISLFHEVKKAAADDFLLYGGVASVLTKDTIELAVAAEGAGLNGIMLGFPPYLRISQQEAFHYVERICSHTSLPIMLYNNPPRTGFNLETETLISLTTQFPQIVALKEAGDPADILYVKQQLGNKFPVLSGSDLTIFENKEYGYDGVTSIVGNIIPNEMLAISQAINSGESDTAKAIFEKVKPLLISMLELGILRSIKFLLNEQGIHAGYCREPISTLSADEKVKLKSSYNTFLSKN